Part of the Lytechinus variegatus isolate NC3 chromosome 16, Lvar_3.0, whole genome shotgun sequence genome, tgatgatggggatgatgacaggtgatgataatgatcatgatgatgatggtgatgatgtcgatgatgaggatgatgatgatgagaaacataatgatgatgatgatgatgatcatgatgatgatgatgatgatgagaaaataGAATGGATCTTATTAAACTTACCCGAAGACCTGATGATATCAGCAAGAGTAAATCCGAGTAGGGTATTCCTTCAAATCATGTTTAATCACCAGAACACCACGGGTCAGCGGAGATGGCAACACCGCTCCGGAGGCTGCGACCGGTACTTGTACGTAACTTCTGAAAAGCAAACGTCCGGGCAGCGAGGCAACTTCTTCAAACTCCAACAACTATAAACAACCGATTACTGATTATTTGTCTTGACTCTTGTAAAGTCCGGATGTTGTTATCAAACTATTGACGAATTGCGATGCACTCCTCAGTCTaccaaatggaaaaaaatgaataagcaCAAACAACTGTATCCGACACGCCTAAACGCTATTAAAGTTGGTGAAAAGCAAGGCCGCTAACCTTCTGGTAGAAGCAATTGGTGGGCGATTGAAACGGGTGAACCGTAGCAGCACGACTCCGACCGCCTGGACTTCTGGCCCACATCCATAGAACTTTACCGTATGCGATAAGCTGCTTCGATTCAACAACAATTTGCTCACGTGTGTCATAATTATGGTAAATAAACCAGTCAAACAGAGCTTTGGGTTATAGCGCCATCTGATGTAATAAACGTTATATCATTTTCTCTCatagatgtaggcctattatatcaaaataataaatctaAGGTTTctcttctctgttttttttttatcacaaagtcataaaaagttgcgagtgagcaaatgtttcaatattttctATGACAAAAATCCAATATATGTgtaagatgatgataattaatgaTGGGGATGAAGacatatgatgatgatgatgatgatggtggggtgatgagggtgatggggaggaggatgatgatgataatgatgatgatgatgatgatgatgatgataatggggatgttgatgatgatgatgttgatgaggatgatgatgatgatgaagataatgatgatgatgatgatgatgatgatgatgatgatgatgatgatggggatgatgatggcgatgatgatgatgatgattgtgatggtggggtgatgaggaggaggaggatgatgataatgatgatgatgatgataatggggatgttgatgatgatgatgatgatggggatgatgatgatgatgatgttacaAATATGAGTTACATACTAATAAGATCATTATTATGAGGTTTGCTTTGTTTAGTTAGTAACTTACATAAATCAGACATTggttgattttcttcttttttttgcatacCCCTTCCCTCTCCTTCCACAAACACACAAACCCTCTCTACTCTGGCGCTCTTGACTGTGGCTGTGCTGcatcataaattttatttgaataatagaATGGatcttctctcttctttttttctactttttttccttggtggtattttttatttatcattattattgggggggcaagcACCCCAATACTCTTCTGTACGCCACTGCACTTCGTCATCCATCCCTTTTTATATTCCTATATCTTGCATCCTTGTTTCAAATTTCTCTTCTTGTCccctcttttcatttctttcacatacAATGACTTATAACAGGCGCGAATCCAGAGCTGGTCTTTTAGTATTACGGGTTGCGAAGTTTGtgcaaagaaataaatgtttgctatacttatttaaaatgatagtacactgtaaaaactgtggtgttaaaactgacaccagttggtgttaatagaggaccacaccctgaggtgttaaaataacaccctagagattgaacattacaccaaagagtgtatATGTAAAAGGCATAGGTGTTGtcataacacctataggtgtaaaactagcaccaccaatttaacaccggtgtaaaataactggtgtggtcctctatgtacaccggttaacaccacagtttttgctgtgtaggctGTTTACTTCATTTACAAACCCTTTGACAAGCATGACTTTAAAATTTAtgcttaaaggggtactccgggctgaaaatatttatatctcaatgaatatagtaaaattcacaaagcaaaatgctgaaaatttcataaaaatctgtttattctgaaaatctgagttattgaattttaaaattaagcaatattttgtgaaaacagttttatgcacattgtcatgaatattcactagtTGGACTGATGTTTCATTCCAACTCTCCCTTTTctatacatgaaataataattgcttcattatttcatacatgagtgaatgatatgtctcccttataatgaaataaattgcagcaataaatatctaatgcactaaatcagttatCAATCCAATATtatagttcttggaggaaaaaattgaataaacctagttttataaaatacaaaaatgagtGGGGTTATATGGTATCATCAAtttgctcactgaatattcatgaagataagCCTAGAACTCTTTCACTAGAACAATGGaagactttaaaatgtcataacttattattATTCCGTGTTATTCCtcgtctgattttgatcaaattttcagtgctcTGTTTGTCTGattatctgttcaaattatCTCAAGCCTGAGTTTTATATACTTCTAAGAATGTCTATTAGGTACTGTTCAACtgcaatttatttctttattatgcttataatttttaatttgaacttttttccaaTGAACCTCTAGAGAActtaaattcatttcattcttcttggattttcacaagttatttttttgaaaaatgccCAACATATTTACAAGTTTATCTGTCTTACTATCTCATTTTCTTCATCCAATAGAACAGATATCATGATCAtgttttttcctttaaaaaaataaaacaataaacatAACTGTCACTTTTATCACTTGCACATGAgtaaagatgggggggggggctccgcTTGGGCCAATCAGAAGTTATAAGACCGGGAAAAATATGGAAATGGAGAATAGCaacaaaaagaaaggaaaatggtgaaatatgatttgaattttCTAAACATTGtatcaaaatttatgaaaacttgtatttttattttgaagaggTGAAAAAAATGATCCCTGCTTTGGAGTAGTTTTTCCCCAGATACCATGTTCTgtcgcaaaaaaaaaataattccctTCACTTCAGTTCTCCATTCCTTCCTTAATGATCTATGTGTCTTTCTAAATTACTATAGGAGGGGTAAGTAAGCCAGCAGTGTGGGGAAGAGGTCATCTCGGCCCcagggcccatttcataaagttgtCCGTAAGTTACGAATGAATTTAcacatgactggtgatcctttcttctgCTTAGCACCAAAGAACAGGTTTCAGTattgcgtaaagttgtgcgtaactttatgaacagctttatgaaacaccacccaggACTCctacatatttttattattattattattatttcttgttttcCCCTATATGCACACTCTATTTCTGTTTCTTGCCGAGGTGGCGCAGTGCTGTTTTGGCAATACCTCTTTCCTCCTctttattttctgattaaaaCCTCTtccttgttaaaaaaattgatttctcTACAAtgttttttccttctctccttttatttattttttttttgggggtgctTTGCCCACTCCTGGATCCATTTATGCGGGAGAGCAAGTTGATTTCGCACcggattttctttttaaaatcttcTCCTTTCATTTGTGgacaaataactaaaaaaaaatattaagtatTTCTAAAGAGCTCATGCAAAAATGCTTTGATCTTATTATCAATGTACGCTCTAGAGGTGAAGAGGCTGACCcttttttacccccccccccccattcccaTTTTCTCTCCTCCTCTCCTTTGTTGATCTCTTTCTGTATTTTCTCTTCGTTTCTTCTCTCTATCCCTGTCCATTCTTTTCCTTCTCTATCTCTATTTTACCTTTTCTCCCTCCATGTGCTTATCTCTCTTTTCATATAGCTTTCCAGGTCATGATTTAATATCCTACAAGTATATTCAAAGATACTGCAATCATGTTTTTGATCATTTGATTTGTAATCATAACATGTAATTCATGAATTTGTCATTAACTCCTTCAGCATGTGTTGGTGGTCAATATTAAATTTgatgtttgcatttatttacaAATACAGATAAAAAGATGAATGATAAATAGATGAAAAACTTGTTTCCTTTCTATTCTTTTTCTACCCATTTCCTTATTCCTCTTTCCGTATCTCTTCTTTCAGTTTCTTTTTTAACCCGCTTTTTGAAATTCCCTCCTCGATCTGcactttccctttcttttccttctttcactctgttccccttccttttctttcccctctctctctttctctcctcctcccctttcccttcttttctttcactttctttctctctttccccttttctttcttctctcattttccttctttttctttctttctctccctccctctctctctcacacacacagcCACACTTTTCGTTCCCCTCtccctttccttctctctctctctctctctctcagtccCCATTGATCCGCATCTGACTTTATTTGCGACACACTGCAtctgtttgttgttgttgttttttttttcatgcacatGACAGGAGAAGGATCTGTCAtttttgcacaaaatttttgCAGAGCTTCAAAATTGTGTCACAAACAAAGCTGCCGAAATACAATGACAAAGAAAAGCAAGCACATAATCCACAAGTTTATCAGTATATATACTGTGCATTCTTCTTTAGAATCTTTAAAAACTCTTCAAATTACATGAAAAATCTACATTAGACTGCGCTATCATACAAAGCAAAATACATCAACtctaaaacaaatatttcaaattttcattcatgatttaaaaatggGTTTTCTTTGGTGGACATGAATAACTACTtttaggggaaaatatggcaCAATAATATCAGGAGgatcgggggaggggggcggaGGGAGATCCTTCATAACACTTCATGCTACCAACATATGTCCCCCCCCGACCCCGACCCCTAAAAGGACCTGAATGGCATTTTACACATACCAATAagtccaaacttttttttttacctccatGCTTATATTCCTGATTGACATAcattaaagatcaagtccacccttaaaaaatgttgatttgaattgaaaagcgAAAACtcaaaacaagcataacactgaaattgtCGTCAAAATCTGGTGTAATATAAGCCCATTttgacattctaaagtttcacttaatttcacaaaacattaatAGACAAAACATGGTCGGTATGCAATcgagggaactgatgacgtcatccactaataatttcttttttgtattttattatatgacatattttttgttttgtcatcattgtaatgtgaaacaaaagttgattccttcctgaacatgtggtattgTCATTAAGTATTAACCTATAAGATTTTgagaaaatgtttaaattttttcaaatctgcaaaaaaattattgtagaaCTGAAACATAGAAAAGAAATAGAGGATGAGCGACATCATAGAATCTCTTCTTAGTATATAACTGTGTTGtggcatataactgttttgggTAAAACAggcaaaaatttgaaaatgtataatgaaattttctgtgttgtGCTAGTTTGATTGTTTCTCTTTGTTCaacaactttttgttgaggtggactcgACCTTTAAAAGGTGTCCAATTGGATGAGGTTGGCAAGGGGGCACGTGTCAtgggcaaagaaaaaaatatataaccatAACATTACACTGCATACAAACTATAACATGATCATTAATCAGTGAATCTGTCTAACACCGTATTCAGTAACTCATGATTTTTTGCTCCATACCAAGCCCGCACTAAAAATAGTCGAGACCATGGCATCCAGTAGGTATAAAGCCGGAGCTACTTTTACGATCACTATACTAACAAACTCAGGCTGGCGCTGGTCTGGTGCTGATAAAAGCAACTAGCATCAAAATAGCCAAGGCCTGAAAAGGCCCGGGCCATTCATAAACTAAAATTTTTTGGACTTGGCCCGAGACTGGTCCGGATCGAGTTACTGAAAACGGTATACCAGGGCTAAGTCAAATCTTTTAGAATCAAGATACCTGTTTGACAATGGAGAAACTCAACTCAGAAGAATAACATACTGTACATTTGCAAATATTCTATTTGGAGAAAATGGCCAGTATTCTCAAGTaaagtttaacttagaccatggtctaaattttTAATAAGTTGTACGGTCCtagtgctctttcctgattcttcaagggtgaagacaatcatctatttatacttcctagacaattatgaatgatttgagagccaaatgaagtgaaatatgatatctctactgttagttatttatgtaacaattagctttccatacttaaCCCACAACTTTAATCCTGAGTTTAAGTGAAACcctacttcagaatacgggccaatggcTTCGGTTACAAGACCAATGTAGGAATATTAGCAGAGTCTACTAGGgtgattccatgctagaaaaatcagccatttttataacatttttcaacctgctgtccaaacaaACAAAGAATTTCAATTTGCTTCGTGGTAATATtaaagtactactgggtagacatgcaaaaaactgacaaccaacaaaaatatgttgtccatAGGTGAATTAGAGCTTAAAATGTTGCATGTTTAGTTTatcacatgactacccactgtagctttatcattgacaaaaaagaacattttattgctcaagcattcggctaggaaactagaaattgttgtcaaaatgtcctgtacgacacgtatggaatcgcccactAGACACATAAAGCCTATACCATAATACTAAAAATTTAAATCTTGAATGTCATGATCTGGAGAGACAATCGGGATTCAAGACTTCAGTGCTTCtgagggtgtgttcaatgttgattttcaaattcaaacagcaatatgaatcatgattgaaaacgcAATTACAAAATGCAGATAACATGAGAAACAAAGGGTGTGTACAATGTTGAATGTCCCCCATTCCTGGTTATAAAAGTAAATGCCTTTCAGATTGCAACTGGAGGAAAATTTAAACGCCCAAAAAGATACACTGAAAAAAACCTGATCAGCTCAGATTTCATGAGCATCGTGAACGCAGCGAAATGCAACATTGAACACGACCGAGTTCCTCTTGCAGAGGTAGCCTACACAAACACGTGCCAGAATTGCCCGTATTTTGTGACGGGTCAAACTGTGCCGTAAGCTGCGCTGCTAACGAGAGCAGGAAATTTAAGGACAGTCAACTATATTCAGACTTATATTTTCGACACTGAATGTTGAACCCCTGAACCGTTGTTTTTTGGAATTGCGTTGCTGTTTAACTGTGAAAATTAACACTGAATACACCCTAAATGAATAGTCAGATTATTTGACAAAGATTTCTCACTTTGAaggatcattaaaaaaaaagaaacatccaAAATATCATATCTAAATCTAATACTGTTTGAGATTCAAGGAACATACTAGTATCTAAAAAGCTAATACTGTCGTGGGAGAATGTCAAAAACATGAGCACACATACGGTAGACACGCAGGCAAATATAATACTTCAACATGATCAAAAGGAAATCGAGACCTCTAAAGTTAcacaaaaaatgtgatattttgtttagtttttagtacatatatatatgatacAGATACTGAAAAAAGAAAGTACATTCTTTTTATGTGattacattttttcatataaaaataagtGTTGTGAAATTGAAGCAGATCTCAAATTGGCAAGTGTGTATGCAGTTtcccagaaaaaaatacacatacatCTACTAGTGAAGTgaagttcctcatttgcataacatgaatttgcatattttttccGATAAGCGATTTTTCAATTATAGGgcaatatatcaaaatacattaagacatcctatacatgtatgacagataatataaaagggggaaaaccCCACATCAGTTTAAATGAATTACTTGCAAATTTAAGTAACTTTGTGTTTTGGAAAAATGTGATACCTGTCTTACAAACCCCACCTACAAGTTTTTCTTCAACTTCTAGGGCGGAGCTCCTAATCCTATGTTCCTAAATccgtaggggaaggcggggtaagttgcgacactttttgcatattagaattgatatgattaataatcttgtagcaataagtaccttgccttcttcagaaatatttttcacctatatataactttctaccccacactgaaagtcagtgtcacctttgaaaaaaagatatgtcaaatggctcaacttgccccatctgtgggggtaagttgagccaccttctggggtaagttgagccacaaaacctaagtacaaaatgtatgggggaagaatcagcatgtcaattttttttttcattcatttcactcATTCCTCATttgcctgggggtggtggcttaacttgcccctatgctcaacttaccccgccttcccctgtATTTTCTATGActgatttttatctgatttaaCTAATACACATACATCACAGTGATGACCCATCCATGTCCATTAAATGTTTTCAACTTTCAAATAAAATACTTTGGTTTGTCCAATCTTTCAAAAACTGATTCCCAGTCTtctctaattttctttttttttctagatactAGAATCAAACTACAATACAACTTCTATTCAGATACAATTACTGTctgcattgactacaattttcaattaatcttgagaatcaaacataaaattaaattgattgGCCCATATTCAGAAGTCAGGTTTaccttagaccatggtctaactctgtgctaaaattatggaaagccaaacgtgtcgaaatttttattaagttgtatgtttcatatgtttactgtgctctttcctgattcatcgatgaagacaatcatctatttatacttcctacacaattatgaatgatttgagagccaaatgaggtgaaatatgatttatgtaacaattggctatccatacttaaaccacaactttaaacccgagtttaagttaaacccgacttcagaatatgggccatagtCTTTGTGTATGACTGGACcaagtgtgctgcactcgacacAGGTGAGGTattaaatgggtaccggcacaAAGTAATTCATTGAAAAGCTGTGCGCACTGGAATCGGTAGCCTAGcgtagccggggtaataataacagcagggcccactgggagaacagttttcggaactgaagtggctaccctgggtaaatataccattattattataaacaatATTCAAGAATGTAGAAAGAAAATATTCTACTTGATCTAAAAGCCGAATGATTTGCATATACCACATCATTTGTAGTTGGTCAAGAAGGTATAtctagaaatgaaataaattggggcccccccccctcaaaaaaaataaaaaaataaaaatcagttaACACCCAAATGTGAAAAAGTAGCCCctaaaagagagaaatattttATACCCTGATGCATGCTATAGTCTAACATGCATCTCTAAATGAGCATACTTTACTGTACAATGTACCTCAGTTTGTTTCTAAATTTCACTCACATCCTGTACAATATGCAGCTGTAGAAAAGCATTGTTCAAGAAACAAATTATCCATTTTCGAATGTATGAACAATTCATTaatttctaattaaaaaaataaaatgtcctAAGATTGCACATGCAAGAGGAACAATACTTTATAATAATAGCACAAATTAGCAAATGAATTAACTTGACAACTACACGCACAATTTACACTATACCATAGTAAATTGTCTGTGCACAGCCATGGGTAGGGTGTCGTGCGGTGGTAGGGAAGGGGATATTGTTTGAGAGTGGAATACTTCATGATAACGTCCAAATTTTGGCtgatttttgtataaaaaaaattaccagcTGAAAGTCAAGTTAACCCCCATGACAAGCCTTTGAATATAAAAGTAAGAGGCCCCAAAGCATATACACTGGAAAAccatcaaagtcatgatatgaattattatttcccacaaaaattgtcaaaatatggggcatgaaaaaaaaaagcacaCAAAAAGCACAAGGTTCAAAGCACCGTGATGAAATGAAGGCTGGAGCCACGAGGCCACTAGAGAAAAACTTTGTCCATAGACCTTGTAAATCTGACTCAGGCCGAGGCCACCAAAAATGTGGCCATGAGGCCGGCCTTGACTACATCCCTGCAAAGCACCATGAGAGAAGTCAGAGCCCTTATTCACCTTGTGCAATTATcccattctgtttattttccCTCCTACATGGCCATTTTCTACAAAACTGGAggtcaaaaaagaaaaaaaaatgcatgcagTAATTGCTCAAAGGTCAGACCTGCTAACCTTCTACAACCAAAAAAAACCCTTCTCATAaggaaaacaagtattttttccaaaaaaaaaagatttttttttaatttgtctcaATGTAACGATCGCCAGCCTGTTGTAGTGAGATCGGtgaaaaaacatgtgaaattactctgcttgaaaacttgataattcacccttttaaacatgtgctcgtaggcaagaatttacttgttcttttcatgcaacaagaATACTGGCCCGACAGTGACTTTTACCAGTCTGGGACTGTTGGACAGGCGCTAGTGTAAGGTATAATACCTACTCCATGAtcggaaattaaaaaaaaagtaacaaattatacaaaaaatatatttatagcaAAGTGTATTTATGGCAAAATAGAGGAACAAATACTCTAAAAAGGGAATGGTTGGCATGTCTGAAAGATGTGGAACTATTAAAATTTTGTTATCCTACCTTTATGAACCTCTCCCAAGTAGAAAAACATCAAAAGAAATACAGTCGTACATATATTTACTAAATACATGTACGACTGTATTTCTTTTGATGTTTTTGACTCGAGCTTTTGTGCAATTTTGTCATAGTCCTGAAGATCTAAATTTTAGATCTTCAGGACTATGACAAAATTGCACAAAAGCTCGAGTCAATTTCGCACCAAAATGCTCGAGAGCCCTGAAATTCCCTACTGGCCACATTCTTAAAGCCTTTCGAACGTTACAGATGTACATGTCGGCAATCAATGCCCTGAAAATaaaagatcatttttttttacttgttttggATTCTCTTCTTtcccaaaatgtatatttattgaGCACCATTCAGTTGCAGCTCTTCTACAGATCATTCAGGCAGTAAACAGCAGGTAAAAATTACACAGGGGCAGGGGGCAATTTAGCCCCCAAAATGCTCAAACGAGGCCTGAAAATCCTCATTAATCACAATATTAAAGCTTATCCATTGTTGACAAATATGTTGTGTCAAGTAGACCCAAAAATAACGAATTGGGTTTTTTTACCCGTTTTGGACTCTCTTCTTTCACAAAAGTATAGTTATTGAGCATTCAGGCAATCTACTCTTCCATTTACAtccacattttgttttcttagaGATTTAAAATTCAAAGGACTTGTTATGTACATCATGATTTGGCTACTGTACTGACTATTCAATGATAATTCTTTTTAGATAAAGCTGTGAGCAAAGATGTGCAAAAAGAAGGAAATTTGCCGTTTTGTATCTATTTCATGTGCTTTAGCTTCATAAGGAAAATTGTTTTCTAGCCATTTTTCATGAGGGAAACAAAACAGCTACAAAGAGCTATAAAAAGGGAGATAAGGGGGGGCAGCTATAAAATGGCAAGTTGCTCACTCTGACCATGGCAATTCAACACATTACCAATCATAATATGTCTTTTTCACAGCTGCACCAAACTTACTGGCATCCTAAAATAGAGGTTCTAATGTATTAAAAGACATGTTCATCAAGTCGCTTGGCCTCTGCACTTGTTTATATCCACTAATGGCCATAGCTGACCCACAGATGTCCTGGACCTGGACGACTTCCTCGTAAGGTAGCGAGTGGCGCCAGCTCTGCATGACCTCTTTGGAGTTCTTCTGCATGCCAAAGGTTCTGTTTTGGTAATTATTCTGATTGGTATTGTTGCGCAGCCATTCCTGGATGACACGGGGCATGGTGAGTCCTACAAAATCATAGATCTCCTCTGAGACGGTGACAGGATTCAGCGCCAGGTCCTCGTAGCGGACAAACATGTAGCGATCCTCCAGCCACGAGGGTCGAGACCTGGCCAAGGGGATGTTCTCACTCATCCATTTACAGTACTTGCTGATGGTGTTGACATGATACCGTGGGTTCTCCTCCAGCAGTCCAAGGGTTTTCAAAGACATCTGCGGAAGCACATGGGGTTTGGACATACCCTTTCTGGACATCTGTTGCTGTCTCATCCGCCTGTCCCCGTAATATGACCGACGGGAATTAGCAGTTCCTCTGGGATCTCGTACCAGGTGAATGACCTTGAGATTGACCTTGTCCTTCTCAACAAGCGGTTTCAGCATATTCAAATCAGCCCTAATGGTCTTCATGCCGATGCGACCTCCAAACGCCTGGCATCTTTCTTCGATGAGAAAATGCGAGGCATGTCTACAACCATCGCTGGCTTTGCATATAGGTAGAAATCCACTGCTTTTAGCCTTTCCAAGTGGccattttgataaactgtcaatAAATTCTGGAGTAAATTTACATTTGGTGATCATACTTAGGAGAGAAATAGAGAGTCCCTGCCTCCGAAGTGCTGCTGCAGAATGGT contains:
- the LOC121429681 gene encoding carbohydrate sulfotransferase 1-like, giving the protein MKRVVAFGIVCSAAILFLVVAYSKLSEDGLIRRGLTLTTSSGSTKESFLYRNQEGLLSNLTFPKHPTLTSAEAVIDEASSDVSSSVDEGFVDIANIQKEVNEETTKRQNDNKPIVIVVLAQMRTGSSLVGEIFNQNPSIFYMFEPLHAVDSFIRHHSAAALRRQGLSISLLSMITKCKFTPEFIDSLSKWPLGKAKSSGFLPICKASDGCRHASHFLIEERCQAFGGRIGMKTIRADLNMLKPLVEKDKVNLKVIHLVRDPRGTANSRRSYYGDRRMRQQQMSRKGMSKPHVLPQMSLKTLGLLEENPRYHVNTISKYCKWMSENIPLARSRPSWLEDRYMFVRYEDLALNPVTVSEEIYDFVGLTMPRVIQEWLRNNTNQNNYQNRTFGMQKNSKEVMQSWRHSLPYEEVVQVQDICGSAMAISGYKQVQRPSDLMNMSFNTLEPLF